The following proteins are co-located in the Silene latifolia isolate original U9 population chromosome 1, ASM4854445v1, whole genome shotgun sequence genome:
- the LOC141610527 gene encoding putative disease resistance protein At1g52660 — protein MGNIFQTQLSCGDAVFTRCLDCIGGKWEYVSDLEHNLKRLETLAHELRSLENDMITCINIEERQGKKCLDQVQLWLSRVDLKIDRIKGLLENRQQETAKLCIAGCCSTNYVSSYKFGKKVVRRLKEVNDLIQQGKEFKVVATIALPEALVEIPCELTVGLELKLDSIYTYLLDEEVGIVGLFGESGVGKTALLMQINNKICNEISFDLVIWVAVSKQLKLENIQNHIGKKIGFSGDVWMSKSLSEKAVDILNVLKTKKFALLVDDICESVNLTEIGVPLRNSNMSKVVFTTNLEKICSQMRAQKIIKVEPLGLKDSWRLFSDITGEDTLNSNPEIYHLAKELVAECIGVASILIKMAHDMAGKMTALDWTNAVKSLRRPMSNSQEEIIENLISMEGEEEEEEECTTTVRAKLGDTDLVFGSPITEKTVRRLPQYVSRTLITVRDLAVAALDRETEGGKDVEAREYVNWLKTKHGNGVVTICLFYNATGSTLHFSGQKDWNGHLSEELHPKTVENGQWGVFVHVHDSFNVGRGGSRGAIVYTGENAYDNGCDWMLAWDNTSNDNQVHAKVFTEVRWKDHFFIQMPYIFHLLSGSGAHREDTHGGCVSSITLENTSGPFFIAKLSLDLAY, from the exons ATGGGCAATATCTTCCAAACACAGCTTTCATGCGGCGATGCCGTATTCACTCGCTGCCTGGATTGCATTGGTGGAAAATGGGAGTACGTGAGTGACCTAGAACATAATCTTAAACGCTTGGAGACGTTAGCTCATGAATTAAGAAGTTTAGAGAACGACATGATAACATGCATTAACATTGAAGAGAGACAAGGAAAAAAGTGTTTGGATCAAGTACAACTGTGGCTTTCAAGGGTGGATCTTAAGATAGACAGAATTAAAGGGCTCTTGGAAAATCGTCAACAAGAAACAGCGAAGCTCtgcattgcaggttgttgttCGACAAATTATGTTTCCAGTTACAAGTTCGGGAAAAAGGtggtaagaagattgaaggaagTAAATGATTTAATACAACAAGGGAAAGAGTTCAAGGTAGTAGCTACTATAGCACTTCCAGAAGCTTTGGTTGAGATCCCTTGTGAACTGACAGTGGGTTTGGAACTGAAATTAGACAGCATTTATACCTACCTGTTGGATGAGGAGGTTGGTATTGTGGGCTTATTTGGCGAGAGTGGAGTTGGTAAAACTGCTCTCTTGATGCAGATCAACAACAAGATCTGCAATGAAATCAGTTTTGATTTGGTGATTTGGGTCGCTGTTTCAAAGCAATTGAAGCTTGAAAACATCCAGAATCATATTGGAAAAAAGATCGGGTTTTCTGGGGACGTCTGGATGAGCAAAAGCCTTTCTGAGAAAGCAGTAGACATTTTGAATGTGCTAAAGACAAAGAAGTTTGCGCTTTTAGTAGATGATATTTGTGAGTCAGTTAACCTCACGGAAATTGGGGTTCCTCTGAGAAACTCAAACATGTCTAAGGTAGTATTTACGACAAACTTGGAGAAAATATGTAGCCAAATGCGTGCTCAAAAAATTATTAAAGTTGAACCTCTGGGGCTTAAGGATTCTTGGAGACTATTCTCTGATATAACTGGCGAAGACACCTTGAATTCAAATCCTGAAATTTACCATCTTGCCAAAGAACTTGTTGCGGAATGTATTGGTGTAGCTTCTATCCTTATCAAAATGGCTCACGACATGGCTGGCAAAATGACAGCTCTAGACTGGACTAATGCTGTTAAATCTTTGAGGAGGCCTATGTCCAATTCACAAG AAGAAATAATAGAAAACCTGATATCAATGGAaggcgaggaggaggaggaggaggaatgTACAACCACTGTAAGAGCTAAATTAGGTGATACAGATCTTGTATTTGGGAGTCCAATCACTGAAAAGACAGTAAGGAGATTGCCACAGTATGTGAGTAGAACACTAATAACAGTAAGAGATTTAGCAGTTGCAGCATTGGATAGAGAAACGGAAGGTGGCAAGGATGTTGAGGCTCGTGAATATGTGAATTGGCTAAAGACGAAACATGGGAATGGAGTTGTCACAATCTGTCTCTTTTACAATGCTACCGGGTCAACCCTCCATTTTTCGGGGCAAAAGGATTGGAATGGGCATCTCAGTGAAGAGTTACATCCTAAGACGGTTGAGAATGGGCAGTGGGGTGTGTTTGTTCACGTCCATGACAGCTTTAATGTTGGTCGCGGTGGTTCAAGAGGAGCTATCGTTTACACTGGCGAAAATGCTTATGACAATGGTTGTGACTGGATGCTTGCTTGGGACAATACATCAAACGACAATCAAGTACACGCCAAGGTTTTTACAGAAGTTAGATGGAAAGACCATTTCTTCATACAGATGCCGTATATCTTCCACTTATTATCAGGCTCTGGTGCGCATCGTGAAGACACTCATGGTGGATGTGTCTCAAGTATTACCTTAGAGAATACCAGTGGACCCTTTTTCATAGCAAAACTCTCCTTGGATTTGGCTTATTGA